Proteins encoded in a region of the Alosa sapidissima isolate fAloSap1 chromosome 19, fAloSap1.pri, whole genome shotgun sequence genome:
- the LOC121692911 gene encoding thrombospondin-1-like — protein sequence MMLSALFLLLMLWNCEGVRLPAENRDDNNIYDLFELAHVPNKHHGVSLVKGPDPNSPAYKILNPNLIPSVPDISFRDIIDSIQTEKGFLLLATFKQAKKTRGSILVVEKKDGSGPIFEIISNGKANSLDLVYTTMNKQQVVSIDDAYLSTGGWKNITLFVQEDRAQLFVGCEEVNTAELDASIHRILAQEIIDIARMRIGKGAVKDRFMGVLQNVRFVFRTSLDAILRNMGCQSQSTLSEVITLDNPVNGSSPAIRTDYTGHKTKEVQGVCGFTCDDLNSMFNELKGLGLMVKKLTNELHEVTKDNEVIMSTMKIHSGVCLHNGIVYNNRDEWTVDACTECTCQNSATLCRRISCPLVPCQNATVPEGQCCPRCGEIDHEGAGWSPWSEWTQCSVTCGRGTQTRGRSCDRITNSCEGSSVQTRDCFLQECDKRFRQDGGWSHWSPWSSCSVTCGEGVITRIRLCNSPTPQMGGKECQGEGRETKLCKEVQCPINGGWGPWSPWDTCSVTCGGGSQTRQRLCTDPAPKYGGKDCVGTPKEEQLCNIEQCPIDGCLSSPCFAGTKCTSFADGSFKCGACPPGYSGDGITCKDIDECKLVPDACFVLNGVHRCENTEPGYNCLPCPARYSGPHPYGRGVEEATIKKQVCLPRNPCKDGTHDCNKHASCIYLGIFSDAMYRCECKPGYAGNGHICGEDSDLDGWPNRDLLCVANATYHCKKDNCPNLPNSGQEDYDKDGIGDACDDDDDNDGIPDDRDNCQFVFNPTQYDDDRDDVGNLCDNCPYEPNTDQIDTDNNGEGDACAIDIDGDGILNEKDNCPYVYNVDQRDTDRDGVGDHCDNCPLEHNPDQTDSDSDRVGDKCDSNEDIDEDGHQNNLDNCPYIPNANQADHDKDGKGDACDHDDDNDGIPDEKDNCRLAFNPDQIDSDGDGRGDVCKDDFDQDNVLDIDDVCPENFAISETDFRRFQMVPLDPTGTSQIDPNWVVRHQGKELVQTVNCDPGIAVGFDEFNAVDFSGTFFINTDRDDDYAGFVFGYQSSSRFYVVMWKQITQTYWSHHPTKAQGYSGLSIKVVNSTTGPGEHLRNALWHTGDTPGQVRTLWHDPKNIGWKDYTAYRWHLTHRPKTGHIRVVMYEGKKIMADSGFINDKTYAGGRLGLFVFSQEMVYFSDLKYECRDS from the exons AAAATCGAGATGACAATAACATCTATGATTTGTTCGAACTTGCCCATGTGCCCAACAAACACCATGGAGTGAGCTTAGTGAAGGGCCCAGATCCAAACAGTCCTGCTTACAAGATTCTGAACCCAAACCTGATCCCCTCAGTTCCCGACATCTCCTTCAGGGACATAATTGATTCCATTCAGACAGAAAAGGGATTTCTTCTTTTGGCTACCTTCAAGCAAGCCAAGAAGACCAGAGGCAGTATATTGGTCGTGGAAAAGAAAGACGGCTCCGGACCCATTTTTGAGATAATCTCAAACGGCAAAGCAAACAGCCTGGATCTGGTATACACTACCATGAACAAGCAACAGGTGGTGTCCATCGACGATGCCTATCTGTCCACCGGGGGCTGGAAGAACATCACCCTTTTCGTGCAGGAAGACCGGGCGCAGTTGTTTGTGGGCTGCGAGGAGGTCAACACTGCGGAGCTGGATGCGTCCATCCACAGAATCCTCGCCCAGGAGATCATTGATATCGCCAGGATGAGAATCGGGAAGGGAGCAGTGAAAGACAGATTTATG GGCGTGCTCCAGAATGTGCGATTCGTTTTCAGAACCAGTCTTGACGCCATCCTGCGCAACATGGGATGCCAGAGTCAGA GCACCTTGTCAGAGGTCATAACTTTGGACAATCCAGTGAATGGGTCAAGCCCAGCCATCCGCACTGACTACACTGGCCACAAAACCAAAG aAGTCCAGGGTGTGTGTGGCTTCACTTGTGACGACCTGAACAGCATGTTTAATGAGCTAAAGGGACTCGGCTTGATGGTGAAGAAGCTGACCAATGAGCTCCATGAAGTG ACTAAAGACAACGAGGTTATCATGAGCACAATGAAGATCCACAGCGGTGTCTGCCTGCACAACGGCATCGTCTATAATAACCGTGATGAGTGGACAGTGGACGCTTGCACCGAGTGCACGTGTCAG AACTCTGCCACCTTATGCCGGAGGATCTCCTGTCCACTTGTGCCCTGCCAGAATGCCACCGTGCCCGAGGGACAGTGCTGCCCCCGCTGCGGAGAAA TCGATCATGAAGGAGCAGGCTGGTCCCCATGGTCCGAGTGGACCCAGTGTTCCGTCACCTGCGGAAGGGGCACCCAGACCCGTGGACGCTCCTGCGACCGCATCACCAACAGCTGTGAGGGCTCATCTGTACAGACCCGTGACTGCTTCCTGCAGGAGTGCGACAAGCGCT TCCGACAGGATGGGGGCTGGAGCCATTGGTCTCCTTGGTCGTCCTGCTCGGTCACCTGCGGAGAGGGCGTCATCACCCGCATCCGTCTCTGCAACTCCCCCACCCCGCAGATGGGAGGCAAGGAGTGCCAGGGAGAGGGCCGTGAGACCAAGCTCTGCAAGGAAGTGCAGTGTCCGA TCAATGGAGGCTGGGGCCCCTGGTCCCCATGGGACACCTGCTCAGTCACCTGCGGTGGTGGATCCCAGACCAGACAGCGTCTCTGCACTGACCCTGCTCCCAAGTACGGTGGCAAGGACTGCGTGGGCACACCCAAGGAAGAACAGCTGTGCAACATTGAGCAATGCCCCATCG ATGGCTGTCTGTCCAGTCCCTGCTTTGCTGGAACTAAGTGCACCAGTTTTGCTGATGGAAGCTTCAAGTGTGGTGCATGCCCACCAGGCTACTCTGGAGATGGCATTACCTGCAAGGATATTGATGAG TGTAAACTGGTTCCTGATGCCTGCTTCGTGCTCAATGGAGTGCACCGTTGTGAGAACACTGAGCCCGGGTACAACTGCCTCCCATGCCCCGCACGCTACTCTGGACCTCATCCCTATGGCAGGGGTGTGGAGGAGGCCACTATCAAGAAGCAG GTGTGTCTACCACGCAACCCTTGCAAGGACGGAACCCACGACTGCAACAAGCATGCCAGCTGCATCTACCTGGGCATCTTCTCCGACGCCATGTACCGCTGCGAGTGCAAACCTGGCTATGCCGGCAATGGGCACATCTGCGGCGAGGACTCTGACCTGGATGGCTGGCCCAACCGTGACCTCCTTTGTGTTGCCAACGCCACCTATCATTGCAAAAAG gacaactGCCCCAATCTTCCCAACTCGGGCCAAGAAGACTACGACAAAGACGGGATTGGCGATGCttgcgatgatgatgatgacaatgatGGGATCCCTGATGATAGG GACAACTGCCAGTTTGTCTTCAACCCAACACAGTACGATGATGACCGAGATGATGTTGGTAACCTCTGCGACAACTGCCCATATGAACCCAACACAGATCAAATTGACACTGACAACAATGGAGAGGGAGATGCTTGTGCTATTGACATTGATGGCGATG GTATCCTGAACGAGAAGGACAACTGCCCCTACGTGTACAATGTTGACCAGAGGGACACTGACAGAGATGGTGTTGGTGACCATTGTGACAACTGCCCTCTTGAACACAACCCTGACCAG ACTGACTCTGATTCAGACCGTGTTGGGGATAAATGTGACAGCAATGAAGACATTGATGAGGACGGTCACCAGAACAACTTGGACAACTGCCCCTACATTCCCAATGCCAACCAGGCCGACCATGACAAAGATGGCAAGGGAGACGCGTGTGACCATGATGACGACAATGACGGCATTCCAGATGAGAAGGACAACTGCAGACTAGCATTCAACCCTGACCAGATTGATTCTGATG GTGATGGTCGTGGAGATGTTTGTAAGGATGACTTTGACCAAGACAATGTGCTCGACATTGACGATGTGTGCCCTGAGAACTTCGCCATCAGTGAGACAGATTTCCGTAGGTTCCAGATGGTTCCACTGGACCCCACGGGCACCTCTCAGATCGACCCCAACTGGGTGGTTCGCCACCAGGGCAAAGAGCTGGTGCAGACAGTCAATTGTGATCCTGGCATTGCAGTTG GATTTGATGAGTTCAATGCTGTGGACTTCAGTGGCACCTTTTTCATCAACACCGACCGTGATGATGACTATGCCGGCTTCGTCTTCGGCTACCAGTCCAGCTCGCGCTTCTACGTGGTGATGTGGAAACAGATTACGCAGACCTACTGGTCCCACCATCCGACCAAAGCACAGGGATATTCCGGCCTGTCCATCAAGGTGGTCAATTCCACCACTGGACCAGGAGAGCACCTGAGGAACGCCCTGTGGCACACCGGAGACACACCTGGACAG GTGCGCACACTGTGGCACGACCCCAAGAACATCGGCTGGAAGGACTACACTGCCTACAGATGGCACCTGACCCACAGACCCAAGACCGGACACATCAG AGTGGTCATGTATGAAGGCAAGAAGATCATGGCTGATTCTGGATTCATCAATGACAAGACATATGCTGGTGGAAGACTAGGTCTTTTTGTCTTCTCTCAGGAGATGGTTTACTTCTCAGACCTCAAATACGAATGCAGAG ATTCATAA